Proteins encoded by one window of Teretinema zuelzerae:
- a CDS encoding YjfB family protein, which produces MDIVALSTALSQNKVQEAAAVQVQKLAMNSAETQGAVLVQMMSETITDPSLGNRVDIFA; this is translated from the coding sequence ATGGATATTGTCGCTCTCTCAACAGCCCTTTCTCAGAACAAGGTACAGGAAGCCGCAGCGGTTCAAGTACAAAAACTTGCCATGAACTCGGCAGAAACTCAGGGCGCGGTTCTCGTCCAGATGATGAGCGAAACCATCACCGATCCCTCACTCGGTAACCGCGTTGACATTTTCGCCTGA
- a CDS encoding DUF2196 domain-containing protein, with amino-acid sequence MCLGKRTEEIVQDILTNSPKHPHGI; translated from the coding sequence ATCTGTCTGGGTAAAAGAACCGAAGAGATCGTTCAGGATATACTGACAAACTCGCCGAAACATCCGCATGGGATTTAG
- a CDS encoding hemerythrin domain-containing protein encodes MKYASEELKNEHEGILHGLAILEKMADSTESGSPVPVAEISEMVDFLKLFADKCHHGKEEGILFPILERYGVANEHGPIGQMLSEHVEGRKYIQGLSLSISNGTLDTSAFVTNARLYIELLRAHIQKENNVLFPMGDKIIPESEQQRILDAFENHEQTAMGPGIHDKLHGMLDTFQKKYL; translated from the coding sequence ATGAAATATGCAAGCGAAGAACTCAAGAATGAGCATGAGGGTATTCTTCATGGATTAGCAATATTGGAAAAGATGGCCGATTCGACCGAGTCAGGGTCGCCTGTACCTGTAGCAGAAATCTCGGAGATGGTTGATTTTCTCAAATTATTCGCGGATAAGTGCCACCACGGAAAAGAGGAAGGAATACTCTTCCCGATACTGGAACGATACGGAGTGGCGAACGAACACGGGCCGATAGGTCAGATGCTCAGCGAACATGTCGAAGGCAGAAAGTACATTCAAGGTCTGTCTTTGTCAATCTCGAATGGCACGCTCGACACGTCGGCCTTCGTCACCAACGCGCGGCTCTATATAGAACTGTTACGCGCACACATCCAAAAAGAAAACAACGTACTGTTCCCGATGGGCGATAAAATTATTCCCGAATCAGAACAACAACGCATTCTTGATGCCTTCGAAAACCACGAGCAAACCGCGATGGGTCCCGGAATTCATGACAAACTACACGGAATGCTCGATACTTTCCAGAAGAAATACCTGTAA
- a CDS encoding anaerobic nitric oxide reductase flavorubredoxin, with protein sequence MHIPVKNNVSWVGKIDWELQKFHGDEYSTTKGSTYNSYLIREEKNVLIDSVWKPYAKEFVENLKAEIPLEKIDFIIANHGEVDHSGALSELIRHIPNVPVYCTENAVKSLTGQYHEKWNFHTVKTGDSIDIGNGKKLVFVEMKMLHWPDSMATYMTGDNILFSNDAFGQHYASNSLFNDLVDKGELFEECLKYYANILTPFSALVDKKIQEVLSLKLPIDIIAPSHGVIWRDNPIQIVQKYIEWCKDYQEDQITILYDTMWEGTRHMAEAIASGIRDSGCTSTVKVFNISKSDKNDLITEVFKAKHILVGSPTIGKGITHATAGLLEMIEGLRFRNKKAASFGCYGWSGEAVAKLNKLLTASGFELVNDGLKALWEPDGTTIDQCKAFGKSVINP encoded by the coding sequence ATGCATATTCCCGTAAAGAATAACGTTTCATGGGTAGGCAAAATCGATTGGGAGCTCCAAAAGTTTCACGGTGACGAATATTCCACCACTAAAGGGTCAACCTATAACTCATATTTAATCCGCGAAGAAAAAAACGTGCTGATAGACTCGGTATGGAAACCCTACGCGAAAGAGTTTGTGGAAAACCTCAAAGCGGAAATACCCCTTGAAAAGATCGACTTCATAATCGCCAATCACGGCGAGGTAGACCATTCGGGCGCCCTGAGCGAACTTATCAGGCATATACCGAATGTACCGGTATACTGCACTGAAAACGCAGTGAAATCGCTCACCGGCCAATACCATGAGAAATGGAATTTCCACACGGTAAAAACCGGCGACTCGATCGACATCGGCAACGGGAAAAAGCTCGTTTTCGTGGAAATGAAAATGCTCCACTGGCCGGACAGCATGGCAACCTATATGACCGGCGACAACATTCTCTTCAGCAACGACGCATTCGGCCAACACTACGCGTCGAATAGTCTCTTCAACGATCTGGTCGACAAGGGCGAACTCTTCGAGGAGTGCCTCAAGTACTACGCGAACATACTCACGCCCTTTAGCGCCCTCGTTGATAAGAAAATCCAGGAAGTACTTTCGCTCAAATTGCCCATCGACATCATCGCCCCAAGCCACGGTGTCATCTGGAGAGATAATCCAATACAAATAGTCCAAAAGTACATTGAGTGGTGCAAGGACTACCAGGAAGACCAAATCACCATTCTCTACGACACAATGTGGGAAGGAACCCGCCATATGGCGGAGGCTATCGCAAGCGGTATCAGGGACAGTGGATGCACATCCACTGTCAAAGTCTTTAATATTTCCAAGAGCGACAAAAACGACCTTATCACCGAAGTGTTCAAGGCGAAGCACATTCTGGTAGGCTCTCCCACGATCGGAAAGGGCATCACCCATGCAACGGCAGGATTACTTGAGATGATCGAAGGGCTTCGCTTTCGGAATAAAAAGGCCGCGAGCTTTGGCTGTTACGGCTGGAGCGGTGAAGCCGTGGCCAAGCTCAACAAGCTCTTGACCGCGTCCGGTTTCGAGCTAGTTAACGACGGTCTTAAGGCTCTCTGGGAGCCCGACGGAACGACGATAGACCAATGCAAGGCGTTCGGGAAATCCGTGATTAATCCATAA
- a CDS encoding PAS domain S-box protein, producing MKSKEELREYIESAPDGVFITDSSLNYIYANSAACDIVGYNRDELLKLKIKDVLSTEDVPGHKRTLSELQVKNKSTRISHLIRKDGKKVTVDISVVNLKDGKLMAFCKDITKQEKLENEKNQYFSAFQKTSQPILITDSEGKIISVNNSFLDMYGYTRNEVIGNNPRILNPGRDVYENLGVNIFEYEMKFKDLWAAIRNPEVKTWKGEVINRRKDNSLVWISLLVNAVYDDNGTLQSIIGFPVDMTVSHELAQKNRIQLYQTIADLAELRDDDTGNHMKRVGLFAKLIARELGKNEKYCDDIEVFAPMHDIGKVGILDSILMAPRKLTPEEFHIMKSHTVLGHNIVKGKDEFEMAAAITLCHHEKFDGSGYPNGIAGKHIPLSAHITALCDVYDALRSKRPYKEPWTHEDTVKHIVGSAGTHFDPDLISVFISLKDRFQIVFQELMD from the coding sequence TTGAAAAGCAAAGAAGAGCTTCGGGAATACATCGAAAGCGCCCCTGACGGCGTTTTCATAACCGACAGCTCGCTTAACTATATATACGCGAACTCGGCCGCCTGCGACATAGTAGGATATAACAGAGACGAGCTATTGAAGTTGAAGATCAAGGACGTCCTGTCGACCGAGGATGTGCCGGGCCACAAGCGCACCTTGTCCGAGCTGCAGGTAAAAAATAAATCAACGAGGATATCGCATCTTATACGAAAGGACGGGAAGAAAGTAACCGTCGACATAAGCGTGGTTAACCTGAAAGACGGCAAGCTAATGGCGTTTTGCAAGGATATAACCAAGCAGGAAAAGCTGGAAAACGAGAAAAATCAGTATTTCTCGGCGTTTCAGAAAACGTCACAACCGATCCTGATAACGGATTCCGAAGGCAAGATAATCTCGGTAAACAACTCGTTTCTTGATATGTACGGGTATACCCGAAACGAAGTGATTGGCAATAACCCGCGTATACTTAACCCCGGCCGTGACGTCTATGAAAACCTCGGAGTGAATATCTTCGAGTACGAAATGAAGTTCAAGGACTTGTGGGCGGCGATCCGTAATCCGGAAGTGAAAACATGGAAGGGCGAGGTGATTAATAGGCGGAAAGATAATTCCCTTGTCTGGATAAGCCTCCTCGTCAATGCCGTGTATGATGATAACGGAACGCTGCAAAGCATCATCGGGTTTCCTGTCGACATGACCGTCTCCCACGAACTCGCCCAAAAGAACCGGATTCAACTGTATCAAACGATAGCCGACCTTGCGGAATTACGAGATGACGATACGGGTAATCATATGAAGCGGGTGGGTTTGTTCGCGAAGCTCATCGCACGCGAGCTTGGAAAAAACGAAAAGTACTGCGACGATATCGAGGTGTTCGCCCCAATGCACGATATCGGTAAGGTGGGCATCCTTGATTCCATTTTGATGGCACCAAGAAAGCTAACCCCGGAAGAGTTCCACATCATGAAAAGTCATACAGTACTCGGACATAACATCGTTAAGGGTAAAGACGAGTTCGAGATGGCAGCGGCGATAACCCTGTGCCATCACGAAAAATTCGACGGGTCGGGTTATCCCAACGGAATCGCCGGGAAGCATATTCCACTGTCCGCGCACATAACAGCCCTCTGCGACGTGTACGACGCCTTGCGGAGCAAGCGTCCGTACAAGGAGCCGTGGACGCATGAGGATACGGTCAAGCACATCGTGGGAAGCGCAGGAACGCACTTTGACCCGGATCTTATCTCCGTGTTCATTTCGTTGAAAGACCGATTCCAGATCGTGTTTCAGGAGCTTATGGATTAA
- a CDS encoding helix-turn-helix domain-containing protein, producing MMEVSVLVELSVQGERLLDMKEFMSFMHCKRSSVYRWRKEGKIASVIVGRKVLFRATEVESFLQENTRCCFESNKEVSLCQ from the coding sequence ATGATGGAGGTATCGGTATTGGTTGAATTGTCGGTTCAGGGTGAGCGGCTGTTGGACATGAAGGAGTTTATGTCATTCATGCATTGCAAACGGAGTTCTGTGTATCGGTGGCGAAAGGAAGGAAAGATCGCGAGTGTCATCGTCGGGCGGAAGGTCCTGTTTCGGGCGACTGAGGTTGAGTCTTTTCTTCAGGAGAATACTCGGTGCTGTTTTGAAAGCAACAAGGAGGTTTCCCTGTGTCAGTAA
- a CDS encoding tyrosine-type recombinase/integrase, producing MRRFYLYRRGKYWYAQLGNPETGRRLTGKSPHQTIRDEAVAVVYGWLEHGFPQTGGSSPKKISDALDLATILTFIKKSNLSSGDVSKIGSVLTEKGLVSSVVLKDAGGAESFDSFLSRFWDYDVSPYVKEKHAHGLRMGKTHVAQSYGRAEKYWIPYFKGKRLGEISRQDVKAFSIDLAGKNPGLNHSTLNRIMTVGTTALKWAFVNDLIGADPTFGLASYSNKTRKRGVLTPDEAKRLFDLHWPDRRAMLANLTAMTTGLRIGEILALKGSDIGDDFLSVTHSWSRKDLLKCTKTGEDRRVPIIPRLRDALRNLVLENPHGPDGFVFWSSKKDEPWDQQMSLNALQDMLVVLSVGESASDEEKKDARAYWKDRNVVFHSWRHFYASRMADRLEARKIMLVTGHKTRAVFDGYADHSLDSDLNEVAVASADMFNSIVPSALVG from the coding sequence ATGCGCCGTTTTTATTTGTATCGACGCGGTAAGTACTGGTATGCACAGCTGGGGAATCCAGAAACCGGCAGGCGTTTAACTGGCAAATCGCCTCATCAGACTATTCGGGATGAGGCTGTGGCCGTTGTGTATGGTTGGCTGGAGCATGGTTTTCCTCAAACCGGTGGGTCTTCACCCAAGAAAATCTCTGATGCACTTGATCTTGCGACTATTCTGACTTTCATAAAAAAATCCAATTTATCCTCTGGCGATGTGTCTAAAATCGGATCGGTACTGACGGAGAAGGGTTTGGTTTCATCGGTTGTTCTTAAGGATGCCGGTGGTGCTGAGTCTTTTGATTCGTTTTTGTCCCGATTTTGGGATTATGATGTTTCTCCGTACGTTAAGGAGAAGCATGCTCATGGGCTCAGGATGGGGAAAACGCACGTTGCTCAAAGTTATGGTCGTGCGGAGAAATATTGGATTCCGTATTTTAAGGGTAAGCGGTTAGGCGAGATTTCGCGGCAGGATGTGAAGGCTTTTTCGATCGATCTTGCTGGAAAAAATCCGGGACTGAATCATTCTACGTTGAATCGCATTATGACCGTTGGTACTACGGCTTTGAAGTGGGCTTTCGTGAACGATTTGATAGGTGCTGATCCGACTTTCGGTTTGGCGTCGTATTCAAACAAGACGAGAAAACGGGGTGTTCTTACTCCCGATGAAGCGAAACGGCTTTTCGATCTTCATTGGCCTGATCGTCGTGCGATGCTTGCAAATCTAACAGCGATGACGACTGGCCTGCGTATCGGGGAAATTTTAGCGTTGAAAGGGTCGGATATAGGGGATGATTTTTTGTCGGTTACTCATTCCTGGTCGAGAAAGGATCTTCTTAAGTGTACGAAGACCGGCGAGGATCGACGTGTTCCGATTATTCCTCGCCTTCGCGATGCGTTGCGTAATCTTGTTCTGGAAAATCCTCATGGCCCTGATGGCTTTGTATTTTGGAGTTCAAAGAAGGATGAGCCATGGGATCAGCAGATGAGTTTGAATGCCTTACAGGATATGCTTGTCGTTTTGTCGGTGGGAGAGAGCGCGAGCGATGAGGAGAAAAAAGATGCTCGGGCGTACTGGAAAGATCGGAATGTGGTGTTTCATTCCTGGCGGCACTTTTATGCATCGAGGATGGCTGATCGGCTTGAAGCTCGAAAGATCATGTTGGTTACGGGACATAAGACGCGAGCGGTATTCGACGGTTATGCAGATCATTCTCTTGATTCGGATTTAAATGAGGTCGCGGTTGCGAGCGCTGATATGTTTAATTCGATTGTTCCGTCGGCTTTAGTCGGTTGA
- the trxB gene encoding thioredoxin-disulfide reductase: protein MGTIYDMIIIGGGPAGLSAAQYAGRSNLKTLVIEEKGEGGQAVLIDRLENYPGILEPVNGYEFASNMKEQAVRFGAEFTYGKVTGLGKKGAYFNIPIESPEAEPVAFESRTVLLATGAEHRKLGVPGENEYYGKGVSYCATCDGPFFRNKHIVVVGGGDAACDEAGFLAHLTDRVTMVHRKGQFRAQKALAERTLHNPHINVRFNTVVSEIKGSGGSPDKVTGVVLKNAETGEEETLACDAVFIFVGMIPRTELASLAKQDENGYLVTDEHMQTSIRGLFAAGDLRAKPFRQVVTAVADGAIAAHSASACIDEQRCGLGS from the coding sequence ATGGGCACCATTTACGACATGATCATTATAGGCGGCGGTCCGGCAGGGCTTTCAGCCGCGCAATACGCGGGAAGATCGAACCTGAAAACCCTCGTCATCGAGGAAAAGGGAGAAGGCGGCCAGGCTGTTCTGATAGACCGTCTGGAAAACTATCCGGGAATCCTGGAGCCGGTGAACGGCTACGAGTTCGCCTCCAACATGAAAGAACAGGCGGTGCGCTTCGGAGCGGAGTTCACTTACGGAAAGGTTACCGGGCTGGGCAAGAAGGGAGCGTATTTCAACATCCCGATCGAGTCCCCGGAAGCTGAGCCGGTCGCGTTCGAATCGCGGACGGTGCTGCTCGCAACGGGAGCCGAACACCGGAAGCTGGGCGTTCCGGGAGAAAACGAGTATTACGGCAAGGGCGTTTCGTACTGCGCCACCTGCGACGGCCCCTTTTTCAGAAACAAGCATATCGTTGTCGTGGGGGGCGGGGACGCGGCCTGCGACGAGGCCGGATTCCTGGCCCACCTGACCGACCGGGTCACTATGGTGCACCGCAAGGGCCAGTTCCGGGCGCAAAAGGCGCTCGCGGAGCGGACCCTGCATAACCCGCACATCAACGTTCGGTTCAATACCGTCGTGTCGGAAATCAAGGGTTCCGGAGGCTCTCCGGACAAGGTGACCGGCGTGGTTCTGAAAAACGCCGAAACGGGAGAGGAAGAAACCCTCGCCTGCGACGCGGTGTTCATTTTCGTCGGGATGATTCCCAGAACCGAGCTGGCGAGTCTGGCAAAACAGGACGAAAACGGGTATCTTGTAACGGACGAACATATGCAAACCTCCATCCGCGGTCTTTTCGCCGCCGGAGATTTGCGGGCGAAGCCCTTCCGCCAGGTGGTAACCGCCGTAGCGGACGGAGCGATCGCGGCGCACAGCGCCTCCGCCTGCATAGACGAACAACGCTGCGGCCTGGGATCCTGA
- the proB gene encoding glutamate 5-kinase, with translation MISQAIADARKIVIKIGSNTLAKADGTINPEFMADFASQCAELMKQGKQIVLVSSGAQVAGVSTLDRWARKKDIHYRQALCAIGQVELMDHWRNAFASRNIHIGQLLLTKEDFQDDHRTLNMRNTIFTLVDEGVVPIINENDSVSYEEIKIGDNDNLSALTAILWSADLLILFSDIDGVFEKNPKEFPDARLIERVPDITTLRNTITIGSTNGFGTGGIQTKLEAAEKVTAYGIPMLLANGGREQCLLSLADGKRAGTLFLAREA, from the coding sequence ATGATCTCGCAAGCAATAGCGGACGCCCGCAAAATCGTCATTAAAATCGGATCCAATACCCTCGCCAAGGCGGACGGAACCATAAACCCCGAGTTCATGGCGGATTTCGCCTCCCAGTGCGCCGAACTCATGAAGCAGGGAAAGCAGATCGTTCTGGTTTCTTCCGGAGCGCAGGTAGCCGGCGTTTCGACCCTGGACCGCTGGGCCCGTAAAAAGGACATCCACTACCGCCAGGCCCTCTGCGCGATCGGCCAGGTCGAGCTCATGGACCACTGGCGGAACGCCTTCGCTTCGCGCAACATCCATATCGGACAGCTGTTGCTGACGAAAGAGGACTTCCAGGACGACCACCGCACGCTGAACATGCGCAATACCATATTCACCCTGGTGGACGAGGGAGTCGTGCCCATTATCAATGAAAACGACTCCGTTTCCTACGAGGAAATCAAAATCGGAGACAACGATAACCTGAGCGCGCTGACCGCGATACTGTGGAGCGCGGATCTGCTCATCCTCTTCAGCGACATCGACGGCGTGTTCGAAAAAAATCCGAAAGAATTCCCCGACGCCCGCCTTATCGAGCGCGTTCCCGATATTACGACGCTGCGGAACACCATCACCATCGGTTCTACGAACGGCTTCGGAACCGGCGGAATCCAGACGAAGCTGGAAGCCGCCGAGAAGGTTACTGCGTACGGAATCCCGATGCTTTTGGCGAACGGGGGCAGGGAACAGTGTCTTCTCTCCCTGGCGGACGGAAAACGCGCCGGCACGCTTTTTTTGGCCCGGGAGGCATAA
- a CDS encoding glutamate-5-semialdehyde dehydrogenase, translated as MDLDAVCASLRLASARLALSPAEKKNAALAGAAAALDAARADILSANRRDVERARAGGTSEAMIARLALSDSSLDDIIASLHVLIEQTDPVGQVIAGWKVPNGLEIRQVRVPLGVAAVIYESRPNVTVDAFALAYKSGNAVLLRGSSSALESNRVIVSAIRSGLAASGGESDAVALSEPGTGADSHADVDWILGARGKIDVALPRGGASLIRRVVETARVPVIETGSGVCHVYVDSDADPEMAVAIAENSKIQKPAACNSLECLLVHRDKAEAVLPALRSAFAKYAAKTGRPGGVELRCDGRSFSVLSGPENVVRAEDSDWGMEFLDYVMAVRIVDSVEEAVEYINAHNTKHSETIVTSSLERARYFQNSVDASCVYVNASIRFTDGGQFGMGAELGISTQKLHARGPMGLTALTTTKFLIDGEGHIRP; from the coding sequence ATGGATCTGGATGCTGTTTGCGCTTCGTTGCGGCTCGCTTCCGCCCGTCTGGCGCTGAGCCCCGCCGAAAAAAAGAACGCCGCCCTCGCGGGAGCCGCCGCCGCTTTAGACGCAGCCCGCGCCGACATCCTTTCCGCGAACAGGCGGGACGTCGAGCGCGCCCGGGCAGGCGGCACGAGCGAAGCGATGATCGCCCGCCTCGCGCTTTCGGATTCGTCCCTGGACGACATCATCGCTTCCCTTCATGTCCTCATCGAACAGACCGATCCGGTCGGCCAGGTGATAGCCGGGTGGAAGGTGCCGAACGGCCTTGAAATCCGCCAGGTGCGCGTCCCTCTGGGAGTCGCCGCCGTCATCTACGAATCCCGCCCGAACGTCACGGTCGACGCCTTCGCCCTTGCCTATAAAAGCGGCAACGCCGTTCTGTTGCGGGGGAGCTCCTCCGCGCTCGAATCCAACCGCGTAATCGTTTCCGCGATCCGCTCGGGCCTTGCCGCATCCGGCGGCGAAAGCGACGCGGTCGCCCTGTCAGAACCCGGAACGGGAGCCGACTCCCACGCCGACGTGGACTGGATACTCGGCGCCCGCGGCAAGATAGACGTAGCCCTTCCCCGCGGAGGCGCGTCCCTGATTCGCCGCGTGGTCGAAACCGCCCGCGTTCCGGTGATCGAAACCGGTTCGGGCGTATGCCATGTCTATGTAGACTCGGACGCCGATCCCGAGATGGCGGTAGCCATCGCGGAAAACTCTAAAATCCAAAAACCCGCCGCCTGCAATTCGCTGGAGTGCCTTCTGGTGCACCGCGACAAGGCGGAGGCCGTTCTTCCCGCCCTCCGCTCGGCATTCGCGAAATACGCCGCGAAAACCGGACGCCCCGGCGGAGTAGAGCTGCGCTGCGACGGCAGGTCTTTTTCCGTGCTTTCCGGTCCCGAGAACGTCGTACGCGCGGAGGATTCGGATTGGGGCATGGAGTTCCTCGACTACGTCATGGCCGTTCGCATCGTCGATTCGGTGGAGGAAGCGGTCGAGTACATAAACGCTCACAATACGAAGCATTCTGAAACCATCGTTACCTCAAGCCTCGAACGGGCCCGATATTTCCAGAATTCGGTAGACGCCTCCTGCGTCTACGTGAACGCTTCGATCAGGTTCACCGACGGCGGCCAGTTCGGCATGGGCGCCGAGCTCGGCATCAGCACCCAAAAGCTCCACGCGCGCGGACCCATGGGCCTTACCGCGTTGACTACTACGAAATTTCTGATAGACGGAGAAGGACACATTCGGCCATGA
- the def gene encoding peptide deformylase — MKVMTLGDEVLRIKAEPVAEVTDEIRELIREMFVTMKVEDGIGLAAPQIGKSIRLFVVQADDDVERAFINPQIIETSLETESYEEGCLSIPKQYEEVIRPSRVTVQALNERGRRFTLEADGLLARVIQHEYDHLDGVLFIDRIDPDKKEKIEKKLLKKAEKEARKAE; from the coding sequence ATGAAGGTAATGACTTTAGGGGACGAAGTCCTCAGAATAAAAGCGGAACCGGTTGCCGAGGTAACCGACGAAATTCGCGAGCTGATCCGCGAAATGTTCGTCACCATGAAGGTGGAAGACGGCATCGGTTTGGCGGCTCCCCAGATAGGCAAAAGCATTCGTTTGTTCGTCGTCCAGGCGGACGACGATGTGGAACGAGCGTTCATAAATCCCCAAATTATCGAAACAAGCCTCGAGACCGAATCCTATGAAGAAGGGTGCCTGAGCATACCGAAGCAATACGAAGAAGTAATCAGGCCGTCGAGAGTCACCGTGCAAGCGCTGAACGAGCGCGGCCGCCGGTTTACTCTCGAAGCGGACGGCCTTCTCGCGCGGGTGATTCAGCACGAATACGATCACCTTGACGGGGTTCTTTTCATCGACCGGATCGATCCGGATAAAAAAGAAAAGATAGAGAAAAAACTTCTGAAAAAAGCCGAAAAAGAAGCCCGCAAGGCGGAGTAA
- a CDS encoding methionyl-tRNA formyltransferase, with protein sequence MRGAGARSDREASSRGRGAHQPPGVPGSPPGARTEPGHAGGAEAHRQRNAPPHTPIFAPEKITDEVRSAIAETEADLMVCFAFGKIFGPKTLSLFPLGSINIHPSLLPRWRGCAPVPAAILARDAETGITIQKIVREMDAGDILAQVRFPLDGTETADSLLERAARDSAPLVLEVLDAIENGTAQATPQDSSRATYSALLCKEDGEIDWTASAEDIDAKIRAFTSWPGAWTRKGEQILMILEAAVWKGTQEQAFIAAEGSGGLQKTAHQDTPAFAPGTVIGTDRRNGILVAAGTGTLALKKLQWRTKKPLDWKSFLNGSRDFPGSVLGGEPKTETEG encoded by the coding sequence ATGCGCGGCGCCGGCGCTCGAAGCGATCGCGAAGCGTCATCGCGTGGTCGGGGTGCTCACCAACCCCCCGGCGTCCCAGGGTCGCCACCGGGAGCTCGTACCGAGCCCGGTCATGCAGGCGGCGCAGAAGCTCATCGACAACGGAACGCTCCCCCCCATACGCCGATCTTCGCGCCGGAGAAAATCACCGACGAGGTTCGTTCGGCCATAGCGGAAACAGAAGCCGATCTCATGGTGTGCTTCGCCTTCGGAAAAATCTTCGGCCCCAAAACGCTCTCCCTCTTTCCTCTCGGCTCGATAAACATACACCCCTCTCTCCTCCCCCGCTGGAGGGGCTGCGCCCCGGTTCCCGCCGCGATTCTCGCCCGGGACGCCGAAACCGGCATCACGATACAGAAAATCGTGCGCGAAATGGACGCAGGCGATATTCTCGCGCAGGTCCGCTTTCCGCTCGACGGAACCGAAACCGCAGACTCCCTCCTTGAGCGGGCGGCCCGGGACAGCGCTCCGCTCGTTCTCGAGGTTTTGGACGCAATAGAAAACGGCACTGCACAGGCGACGCCCCAGGATTCGTCCCGGGCGACCTACTCCGCCCTCCTGTGCAAGGAAGACGGGGAAATCGACTGGACCGCATCCGCGGAGGATATCGACGCGAAAATACGGGCATTCACCTCCTGGCCGGGAGCCTGGACCCGAAAAGGGGAACAAATCCTGATGATCCTCGAAGCGGCAGTCTGGAAGGGAACGCAGGAACAGGCGTTCATCGCGGCAGAAGGCTCAGGCGGGCTGCAAAAGACCGCTCATCAGGACACCCCCGCCTTCGCGCCCGGAACGGTCATCGGAACCGACAGAAGGAATGGAATTCTTGTCGCGGCAGGAACAGGAACGCTGGCGCTGAAAAAGCTTCAGTGGAGAACGAAGAAACCTTTGGACTGGAAGTCTTTTTTAAATGGAAGCAGGGATTTTCCCGGCTCCGTGCTCGGCGGGGAACCGAAGACCGAAACGGAAGGCTGA
- a CDS encoding PASTA domain-containing protein has protein sequence MKFQLSDLRIDFDELVRKYNENSRIIIGTALAVLLAAAGTGVAVFFLALRPAEKVMVPDIRGKDLPVALIEMQNRELYPKIQLRYSDNPHDKGTILEQQPSPGSIVKAGRRINLVVSRGVIVDRVENYLGQNIDELKIHLQALFSSSANPLLSVAEPLMYRYSAEAAGTILEQDPPPDTPITAPVKLTLAVSRGPQNDQAKVPDVTGLTIRQVLAAMEESQVLFDFTARAPEGDETAGTVVSQMPAGGSTVTTWTRVPAVVAMPAKSPDGKVYGILAENLPVYPYPFQIRIDAVSPQGERKPLVSLKHPGGPLTVPYALEEGTVLVLNILNKEAASFEVRAEQTEAAE, from the coding sequence ATGAAATTTCAACTTTCGGATTTACGCATCGATTTCGACGAACTGGTACGCAAGTACAATGAAAATTCGCGGATCATCATAGGAACCGCCCTCGCCGTTCTCCTGGCGGCCGCGGGTACCGGAGTCGCGGTGTTTTTTCTCGCGCTGCGCCCGGCGGAAAAGGTGATGGTTCCGGACATCAGGGGAAAGGATCTTCCGGTCGCCCTGATCGAAATGCAGAACCGAGAGCTGTATCCGAAAATCCAGCTTCGCTACTCCGACAATCCCCACGACAAGGGCACGATTCTTGAACAGCAGCCTTCGCCCGGCTCCATCGTAAAAGCAGGCAGAAGGATAAATCTCGTCGTCAGCCGCGGCGTCATCGTAGACCGGGTGGAGAACTACCTGGGGCAAAACATCGACGAGCTGAAAATCCATCTGCAGGCTCTCTTTTCGTCGAGCGCGAATCCCCTGCTTTCCGTCGCGGAGCCCCTGATGTACCGCTACAGCGCGGAAGCCGCCGGAACCATCCTCGAGCAGGATCCGCCCCCCGATACGCCGATAACCGCCCCGGTGAAGCTGACGCTCGCCGTAAGCCGCGGACCGCAGAACGACCAGGCGAAGGTGCCGGACGTTACAGGATTGACCATCCGCCAAGTCCTCGCGGCGATGGAGGAGAGCCAGGTGCTGTTCGATTTCACAGCGCGCGCTCCGGAAGGCGATGAGACGGCAGGAACCGTGGTATCGCAGATGCCCGCCGGCGGTTCGACGGTAACCACCTGGACGCGCGTACCGGCGGTCGTCGCGATGCCGGCGAAAAGCCCGGACGGAAAGGTGTACGGCATACTGGCGGAAAATCTTCCCGTGTATCCCTATCCCTTCCAGATCCGCATCGACGCGGTGTCTCCCCAGGGCGAACGGAAACCCCTTGTGTCCCTCAAGCATCCGGGAGGCCCGCTGACGGTTCCCTATGCGCTTGAGGAAGGAACCGTGCTGGTGCTCAATATTCTGAACAAGGAAGCCGCGAGCTTCGAAGTGCGCGCGGAGCAGACGGAAGCCGCCGAGTAG